A genomic stretch from Schaalia odontolytica includes:
- a CDS encoding DeoR/GlpR family DNA-binding transcription regulator, which translates to MGRAEERTNYILDRLAREGEVSVAQLACDLGVSPVTVRASLKSLDEQGYLVRTHGGARPTTFRNIHLRQNDRVEVKGRIARAAADMIHDDDRIMIEAGTTCALIVKYLTGKRGVQVLTNSVLVFANARSNPNLNITLTGGHFRAESESLVGPVAERAINDFNARVAFLGTDGFSVDRGLTTQLVEGGQVGSIMRTRAQETWLLADSSKYGEAGFVSFMGIDEVTGIITDDEIPEESIKELAERTKLRIV; encoded by the coding sequence ATGGGACGTGCAGAAGAACGCACGAACTACATCCTGGATCGCCTCGCCCGGGAGGGTGAGGTGAGCGTCGCGCAGCTTGCCTGTGACCTGGGTGTTTCGCCCGTTACCGTGCGCGCCTCCCTCAAGAGCCTCGACGAGCAGGGGTACCTCGTGCGCACCCATGGAGGCGCGCGCCCCACCACCTTCCGAAACATTCACCTGCGCCAGAACGACCGCGTCGAGGTCAAGGGACGTATCGCTCGCGCTGCCGCCGACATGATCCACGACGACGACCGCATCATGATCGAGGCCGGCACCACGTGCGCCCTCATCGTCAAGTACCTCACCGGCAAGCGCGGAGTTCAGGTTCTCACAAACTCCGTGCTCGTCTTTGCAAACGCCCGCTCCAACCCGAACCTGAACATCACGCTGACGGGTGGACACTTCCGCGCCGAGTCCGAGTCCCTCGTGGGACCGGTTGCCGAGCGCGCAATCAATGACTTCAACGCGCGCGTCGCCTTCCTCGGAACCGACGGGTTCAGCGTTGATCGGGGCCTGACCACCCAGCTCGTAGAAGGTGGACAGGTCGGCTCCATTATGCGCACTCGCGCACAAGAGACGTGGCTGCTCGCTGACTCCTCCAAGTATGGGGAAGCCGGCTTCGTCAGCTTCATGGGGATCGACGAGGTCACCGGAATCATCACCGACGATGAGATCCCCGAAGAATCCATCAAGGAATTAGCCGAGCGCACGAAGCTGCGCATCGTCTAG
- a CDS encoding dihydrolipoamide acetyltransferase family protein gives MATIVVMPQLGNSVESCIIVEWMIAEGDTVAVDQTLASIETDKSTMEVPSTAEGTVLKLLWEEGDEVPVKDPLIIVGEPGEDISGLVPGGDAAPAEADAPAEHSAAPTESATPAFATERATGAVSPRARALAASNGVDASAITEGSGPHGRVIERDVAAAIAAGPALTSAARVAGVSAAEGTGIGGRVSVADADRAPEAAPAAALAAPAAAADFPGASTSAPLKGVRKVVAKRMMESLTSTAQLTLNTTANAAGILAMRKKVKNADEALGLNKITLNDLVCFAVSRTLLKYPVFNAHLEGGVLTEFEQVHLGFACDTPRGLLVPVIRSAQALGLKAFSDEAKRLAGGAIDGTISPDYLSGGTFTVSNIGSFGIETFTPVINLPQTAILGVGAITPRPAVAADGTIGVEQRLNLSLTIDHQVIDGADGARFLRDLVAAIENIDVTVLA, from the coding sequence ATGGCCACCATCGTGGTGATGCCCCAGCTGGGCAACTCTGTTGAGTCATGCATCATCGTCGAGTGGATGATCGCAGAAGGCGACACCGTCGCCGTCGACCAGACGCTCGCGTCCATCGAGACCGACAAGTCGACCATGGAGGTGCCCTCGACCGCCGAGGGTACCGTCCTGAAGCTCCTGTGGGAGGAAGGCGACGAGGTCCCCGTGAAGGATCCGCTCATCATCGTCGGTGAGCCCGGGGAGGACATCTCCGGCCTCGTTCCCGGTGGCGACGCGGCCCCCGCCGAGGCCGACGCTCCCGCCGAGCATTCCGCCGCTCCCACTGAATCGGCCACCCCCGCGTTTGCGACCGAGCGCGCCACCGGTGCCGTCTCCCCGCGTGCCCGCGCCCTCGCGGCCTCCAACGGCGTCGATGCCTCGGCCATCACCGAGGGCTCCGGCCCCCACGGCCGCGTCATCGAGCGTGACGTTGCCGCCGCTATCGCCGCCGGCCCCGCCCTGACCTCCGCCGCGCGCGTAGCCGGTGTGAGCGCCGCTGAAGGCACCGGTATCGGCGGACGCGTGTCCGTCGCCGACGCCGACCGCGCCCCCGAGGCCGCCCCGGCCGCCGCGCTCGCCGCCCCCGCCGCAGCCGCAGACTTCCCCGGCGCCTCGACCTCCGCCCCGCTCAAGGGTGTTCGCAAGGTCGTCGCCAAGCGCATGATGGAGTCCCTGACCTCCACCGCGCAGCTGACCCTCAACACGACGGCCAACGCCGCCGGCATCCTCGCGATGCGCAAGAAGGTCAAGAACGCCGACGAAGCACTGGGCCTGAACAAGATCACGCTCAACGACCTGGTCTGCTTCGCCGTGTCTCGCACCCTGCTCAAGTACCCCGTGTTCAACGCTCACCTCGAAGGCGGCGTCCTCACCGAGTTCGAGCAGGTCCATCTCGGCTTCGCATGCGACACCCCGCGCGGGCTCCTCGTCCCCGTCATCCGCTCCGCGCAGGCCCTGGGCCTGAAGGCATTCTCCGACGAGGCCAAGCGCCTCGCCGGCGGAGCGATCGACGGCACGATTTCGCCTGACTACCTGTCGGGCGGCACCTTCACGGTCTCCAACATCGGATCCTTCGGTATCGAGACCTTCACCCCCGTCATCAACCTGCCCCAGACGGCCATCCTGGGCGTCGGAGCGATCACCCCGCGTCCGGCCGTGGCCGCCGACGGAACGATCGGCGTGGAGCAGCGCCTCAACCTGTCGCTGACGATCGACCACCAGGTGATCGACGGTGCGGACGGCGCTCGCTTCCTGCGCGACCTGGTCGCCGCCATCGAGAACATTGACGTGACGGTCCTGGCCTGA
- a CDS encoding LacI family DNA-binding transcriptional regulator produces MSTSRPVAKKVSLADIARRAGVSTNTVSRVVRGDPEVSEKTRARIAKLVEELGYVPNYAARALAAKRTNVLQVVLAAPMFHGHGRVLLSILNASSQAGYHVSLSYAYGPDGQLRNDFAPFDVDGVIILGGQDPTIDVAIEAGKRFPTVLVLTSEKGLDGISTVAVDNVRGARLATEHLLAQGLTDVVHISGPAGWSDAQMRRIGYEQACASYDIEPVVLEPDSWDSRDGYDVMRAAGRLPQGVQTANDQLALGAMRYIYERGGVVPRDVRVVGFDDIDGADSYAPPLTTIHQPFDRLGRTAVRLVRSLMGGGPSQDIVLDPELVIRSSSHL; encoded by the coding sequence CATCGCGCGGCGGGCAGGCGTATCGACGAACACGGTCTCGCGGGTCGTACGCGGGGACCCCGAGGTGTCGGAGAAGACGAGGGCGCGCATCGCTAAGCTCGTTGAGGAGTTGGGCTACGTGCCCAACTACGCGGCGCGAGCGCTCGCGGCCAAGCGCACCAACGTCCTGCAGGTCGTGCTGGCAGCCCCCATGTTCCACGGACACGGGCGCGTGCTGCTGTCGATCCTCAACGCCTCGTCGCAGGCCGGGTATCACGTGTCCCTGTCCTACGCGTACGGCCCGGATGGTCAGTTGCGCAACGACTTCGCTCCCTTCGACGTCGACGGAGTCATCATCCTGGGTGGTCAGGACCCGACGATCGACGTAGCGATTGAAGCGGGCAAGCGTTTCCCAACCGTCCTCGTCCTGACGAGCGAAAAGGGGCTCGACGGCATCTCCACCGTCGCGGTCGACAACGTGCGAGGTGCGCGCCTGGCGACCGAGCATCTTCTCGCCCAGGGGCTCACCGACGTCGTCCACATCTCGGGTCCGGCCGGCTGGTCGGACGCGCAGATGCGGCGCATCGGCTACGAGCAGGCGTGTGCGTCCTACGACATCGAGCCCGTGGTGCTCGAGCCCGACTCGTGGGACTCGCGTGACGGCTACGACGTCATGCGAGCGGCCGGTCGTCTGCCCCAGGGCGTACAGACCGCGAACGACCAGCTGGCCCTGGGTGCCATGCGCTACATCTACGAGCGCGGGGGAGTGGTCCCTCGCGACGTGCGAGTCGTCGGCTTCGACGACATCGACGGCGCGGACTCCTACGCGCCCCCGCTCACGACGATTCACCAGCCCTTCGACCGCCTGGGACGCACTGCGGTGCGGCTCGTGCGCTCGCTCATGGGCGGAGGTCCCTCCCAGGACATCGTTCTCGACCCCGAGCTGGTCATCCGGTCCAGTTCACACCTGTAA
- a CDS encoding RbsD/FucU family protein, whose product MLYGPMTHPQFLRALAAAGHGSKILLADANYPHTTGVNPRCELISLNLAPGLLDVSQVLDVLKRTIPIERAEIMTPAPDADPVEIPIHDEFRAALPGVEFGEISRWDFYDAAREENVGIIVATGEQRLYGNLLLTVGVRQPGE is encoded by the coding sequence ATGCTCTATGGTCCTATGACTCACCCGCAGTTCCTGCGCGCGCTCGCGGCCGCCGGCCACGGCTCGAAGATCCTGCTGGCTGACGCGAACTACCCGCACACGACGGGGGTGAATCCGCGCTGCGAGCTCATTTCCCTCAACCTCGCCCCGGGGCTCCTGGATGTTAGCCAGGTGCTTGACGTCCTCAAGCGCACGATTCCGATCGAGCGCGCCGAGATCATGACCCCCGCGCCCGATGCTGATCCGGTGGAGATCCCGATCCACGACGAGTTCCGCGCGGCGCTGCCCGGCGTGGAGTTCGGCGAGATTTCCCGCTGGGACTTCTACGATGCCGCGCGCGAGGAGAACGTGGGCATCATCGTAGCGACGGGTGAGCAGCGCCTCTACGGAAACCTGCTCCTGACGGTTGGCGTCCGTCAGCCCGGGGAGTAA